CAACTGagtcctttcttttctctctcaccCCAAATAGTCCTAGGAAAAGTCCTGAGTGCGGTGGGCAGTGCACAGCTACTCATGTCACAGAAGTTCCAGCAATTCCATGGTCTCTGTGAACAAAACTTGGTGAGTCTGGTTTTATTCCCACTTCTTTCTGGGAGGGAAGTACAGCTGTTTCAACAGCACAACAGGAATACTATTTACACTATAACACCTGATAGTGGTACAGAGCAAAGCCAGAACAGCTGTAGCCTACAACCTGACCACTGTGCCCTGATGGattcctgctgttttcaaatAGCAGGTGAGCAGTGGGTGGCTGAACAGGCAGTTctcagctgtgctcttctcAGGGATGAATATTTGCAGTTCCTTTTTGTACTCGTGTGGCACAACTGCCATTAGGTCACACTAAAGGGTGCCTACAGAGTCTCTCATAGGTCTGATATGCCATGTAGCCATTCTGCTGTGTGTCCTGGAAACCACTTCTTTGTTGATTCTAAAGGGTTTTTTGAGGTGAAACACAGATTTTTGCCAAGTTGGGGGGGAGTGTTTGAAAAGCACGTTGTTCTCTAAAGATGCTTACTGTGCATGTGGATAACGCGGATGGTAGAACTGTCCCAGCACAGTTGTCTCTGGTTAATCACAAAACGTGGCTTAAATCCGATCTCTTCAAATTAACACCAAAGGTTTGCCCTTGCTGAGCTCACTTAAGGATGGGTGGGAATCTAGGATTTGGAGGTTGTCTCTTTCCCCCTCAAGCTTTTGGGTTTTGCAGAATTCTTAAGATGTGTTCCCCTTTACTTGCAAGAAGCTTAGAGAAGCTCAGAAAGAAGGAGGTGAAGTGCTGGATGTTCCTTGCTGATCTTTGAACATGGCTGAGAGAAGAGCAACAGCAACACCAGCTGCCAGGCTTTCAGGAACATTGTGCTGAAATTTTCCTTTGACACATTGTGCTGAGTTGCTTAGATTTAATCCTGTGCTTTCCTGGGACAGTGCAGGTCTATGTTGACAGCTCAGATGCCTGAGAATTAGGgaagttctgtttttaatgGGGGTAGATGTACTTCAGCTCCTTGCAGTTTTTTCAGAAGGTGGgggtgatgaggtgctggcactgctgaccAGCACTgtgtgggtgctccatccctggaggtgcccgaGGCCATGGctgggccctgagcagcctgagctgaggTAGGACAGCCAGCCCAcggcagggatggggctgtgggctgtaGGATCCCTGCCAGTCCAAGCCcttctacgattctatgaacCTAGAAGTctaaggaatcacagaatcaaagggGTTAGAAGGCACCTCTGGAGATCCCCGGTCTCACCCCACTTTTAGAGCAGGTCATGCAAGAaagtgtccaggtgggtttGGATATGTCCCCAAGGGAGACTCCACCTCCCCTCTGCACAGTTTGTGCCAGGGCTCGGGCACCCTCACTGTAGAGAAATTCCTCCTcgtgttcagatggaactttTTGTGCTCCTGTTCTCACCTGTTGCCCCTTATCCTGTCACTGCACACCACAGGAAGAGCAGTTGAGTTCCCATTTGAGTTCCTCACTTCAGATACTTGTAAACAGTGATAAGATCCCCCACCCCCGCCTCAGTcatctcttccccaggctgaacagccccagcactctcagcctttcctcatacatcATACagagatgcttcaggccctgGAGATCTCcatggccctctgctggactccatCTAGGAGATCCTTGTCTTTTGTGAACTGAGGCACCCAGCTCCTTCTCCACAGCcttccagcaggtcatcccctaacCTGAACTGATGCTTTCAGATTGTTTTGCAGGGATACGTAGCAAAGTAGTTTTGCTTGGGAAAACACTGGCTGACAGCTGGAAAGCTTGCATGCTGTGGTTTGCATCGTGCTGCACAAGTTCTGCTATTCGGTTCCCTTCAGTTATGATCTATGTACTTCTAAAACAGTGTTGTAGTTCTGAACTGCATGCCCAGAGGCCTTCGGTTAGAGGTTACTGCTGTGGGAGTGGATTTAACCAGGCGTGCCATGAGGAGAAAGGTGTTGTTGCCTTCTGCTGCAGAGCGCCTTTTAGGATTCTTTTTGGGTCTCCTATATTAGAAATGCCATCAGgatcttttcttcctgattgCTACAAAAGAACTTCTGGCTGTAAATGATGGCCTCATACCTCTGCCCAGACAGGACTGAAGTTTCTTGAGGGTTTCTGAAGCTTCAGTGATTTGAAAGGAACAAACGTAAGctgtgcaggcagctctgcttctcaAGGAGGCATATTctttctgatgtatttttatGCTTTCCCTTGTAGAACCCTAATGCCAATCCCAGACCCACAGCCCAGGACCTAGCTGGGTTTTGGGATCTCCTGCAGTTGTCCATTGAAGACATCAGCATGAAATTTGATGAGCTCTACCACCTGAAAGCTAATAGCTGGCAATTGGCAGAGACACCGGAGAGAAAGGTGAGTGTGGGGCAATTCAGAGTGGTGAGAGCACTTCAGGCGTTTCAGGTATGACATCTACTCCTCTCTGCAAACGGAAGATCCCTAGGATGTTCGCTGCCTTCTATTTCTGCAGTGTAATCCCTCCATATAATCCAGCTGCCTGTGATAATAGTTCTGACACTTGTACTAATGAGATTGCTTTGTCAATCAGCCTCCCTCCCCGTGCATGCTTTCACAGCCTCTTGAGTAATAGCGGAAGCAATTTTTACAAGAGGAAGACGGGGAGAAACAAGTGGTGTACGTTCAAAGCAGTGATGCAGAGGCCTCTAGTGTTATAAGCACTGCATAAGTAATGGTGTCTGGGTGGTATAAAAAGCATCTGCTGGAGCCTTTTGGAAACTCAGGGAAGGCTACATCTCAGGGCCACCATGCCTGACCCCACATatgaggggaagaaagaatGCTATGGCTATGGGCAGTGCAGCAAACTAGGATTTTGCAGTTTCAATGATGTTCagtctgtgttgttttctgtgctctgaCGTACAGCTGGGCCACAGCTGcagtcaggaaaaaaacccagTCTGTACCATGAAAtgcagaatggtttggttttttatttaagaagtaGAGAGCTTATTTTATGAGTGTCTTGCTTGGGAACTGTCCCTACCTCCTGCACCTGTCACTCACAACCTTGTTTCTTAGCTCTTCAGGCCCTGAGCATCCCTGCCATAGCAGGGAGCAAACTTCTgtatgtgcatttttattttatgtttggGTTTTTCCTTACTGTCTCCctaaaggaagagaagaaaccACCCCCTCCAGTGCCAAAGAAGCCAGCAAAGTCCAAATCCCAACTGAACCGGGACAAAGCCTCTGATTCAGACAAGCAGCGCCAGGAAGCTCGCAAGCGTCTCATGGCAGCCAAGCGCGCTGCTTCTGTCCGGCAGAACTCAGCCACGGAGAGTGCAGACAGCATCGAGATCTACGTCCCCGAGGCACAGACACGCCTTTGAGTAAAGGGGCAGAGGAAGGAACCGTGTGGGTTTTATAAGTCAttaaaaaggaacaacaaaacaaaaaaaggttcTCTCTAAACTAGTGTGATTTATTCAGTCTAGAGACAATGAGCCATCCTTGCAAAGGGCTCCTGAGTTGactttttctctcagctttaagtaatgaagattttaaacgtaaaaagaaaaaaaaaatccccctcGTTTTCTCACTGGCTGTGGTGTTGCTGAATGGACTGAACAGACTCCTGGAACCTCCAGCCCCTCAACTTGGAACTTCAATCTTTTTACTTGTTCTAACTAATGAGAATTATTAGCTTGTTTACAAGAAGAGGACAACAAAACATGAAGCCTTGAGCACTTGCCATGCTgtgttcttcttcctccttagttctgttcttcttcctcatcctttattttcttcccccttctgctccctttctcctccctctgCATGGCTTTCTTTACTGTGTTAGAAATAACCTCTCTTCCACAGAGCTCCTGAAGAGAACACCTATTCAGTGTGTACTACTGTTGCACTCTGCTAGCAAGCAGCCTTCCtcggttttcttttttgttcccCTTTTGATGGGGAtagggggtggggggaggatgGGTGGGCAGGGATCAGGGCCTTGCGTTCGTATTCCTGTTTTAATGAAGTGAGAGGATGACAGGATCTGTGGAATGTAATGCAGAGTTGCTGAAATGCAGCCTGAAAGCAAACGTGCAATAAGCTGGCAAAGGGGGCAGGGATGGTGCTTGGCTGGCAGTGCCCTACCCCAGGGACAGGAGGGGAGCTGAAGGACCACAGAGCAACTACGGACATGATCCACACACGCTTCACtttgagttttatttctctgcccCCGCcccacgcacacacacacacccaaaaTTACATCCCCTGAGTTGCTTGCTAGAAAGAAGCTGCTAACCACTGAGGGACCTGATTCAAAGTGGGCTGGGGCAGGGGAGGGCTGGGTGTGTGTGCTGGTGTTTCAGGGTGGGAGGACTGGGCTTTTGTACAAAGTGGAAGGCAGGGGTGGCTAAAGGTAGGCTGCCTGCCtgtatgtatgtgtacatatgCACATATACACTTAGTACCTGTACATTTAATTCCTACACACGTATACGTGCCCATACACACAGTGCAGATGGTGTATTAAAAGCACCTTCGTGAGGATGGGCATATGTATAGCATATATTTTTACATGTACTATATCTAGATGTGTGTAAAAGTGTGTGTAAAAATATATACCCTGTGTGTAATCAGATGactattttttccttatctccCTGCTCTTTGGGTAGAGAAAGGATTGCTAAGTATTTTTTAGCCTATTTTCCCCTTTGTAGGCCTCCTTTTCGGTTTGGCTTCTTGAAGCCAGAGCTGTCACCACCCAATTCTTTGCCACCCCCTCAAAATAAGCATTTGGTCCCATTCCGAGTGATCTtgctggggattttttttttttttgttgctgttgttcacTTGCTTGAATGAGTTGGGAGATGGTCTGCTACTTTCATGGGGGTGGGAGTGGAATCCCAAAGAAGTTTCAGTGAGGGTGTTGGTGAtccagaaggcaaaaaaaaataaataaaagtgaaatctTAAACGATGTCTGAGTTAACGTTCTGTACCGACCAGTGTGCTGCATGCGTGTGCTCTTGGAGATGCCTTCACTCACACAGCGGAATTATATTTCCGTTGCAGTTTGGCTGCAAAGTTACTTAAATTCAACTTCACGTGTAGAGACTCACCTGGTAATTACACCATTGGGTTTCTGGGGTAGGCTGAGAAGCTTCTGCATTTTTAGAGATCTCTAGCACTGAAACTGGGAAGACGAGGGGAAGGGACgtttgtatatatgtacatataatgCTTCTcaagagagctgaggctgctgcagggGGAGGCTCTGGCCTGAAGGGATGGGAGATGCACCAGCACCGTGCTGAGAACACTGTGTGGGGACAGCCCTTCTTCCTCTGCCCCTCAGTGGGTATGCATGCCCTGGGCCTGCAGGCTCTGCCTTCCTGGGCACAGTCAGCTGCGTCCTGCCCCACAGAGGAGCGGGCCTGGAGCTGTGCCTCAACACACTGCTGGGAGGCACGTGGTGGGCCGGGTGTGTGGTACCGGCAGCTGTGTGGTAATAGCAGCTGTGTGGTACCGGCAGCTGTGTGGTAATGCCAGCTGTGTGATACTGGTAGCTGTGTGGTAATGGCAGCTGTGTGATCCTGGTAGCTGTGTGATCCTGGTAGCTGTGTGGTAATGGCAGCTGTGTGATACTGGTAGCTGTGTGGTAATGCCAGCTGTGTGATACTGGCAGCTGTAGCCACTGCCCTGGGCTCACCTGGAGGCACATCAGCTGCTCCCTTTGCactgccctcatccaggtccCTGAGGGCTCTGCATTTAACTTCTGCAGCTCGAtgaatgcatatatatgtaaagc
This genomic window from Excalfactoria chinensis isolate bCotChi1 chromosome 15, bCotChi1.hap2, whole genome shotgun sequence contains:
- the DLGAP4 gene encoding disks large-associated protein 4 isoform X8 codes for the protein MSSKQDTDSDTQEPSNSSCKSSERNVAECPQHNNSVGVDTSTRQPAKPSQIKRNLSYGDNTDPALEPSSLPPPDPWLETSSASPSEPTQPGACRRDGFWFLKLLQAETERLEGWCRQMDQETKENNLSEEVLGKVLSAVGSAQLLMSQKFQQFHGLCEQNLNPNANPRPTAQDLAGFWDLLQLSIEDISMKFDELYHLKANSWQLAETPERKEEKKPPPPVPKKPAKSKSQLNRDKASDSDKQRQEARKRLMAAKRAASVRQNSATESADSIEIYVPEAQTRL